One stretch of Bosea vaviloviae DNA includes these proteins:
- a CDS encoding Bug family tripartite tricarboxylate transporter substrate binding protein, producing MRLTRRAMIAAACLAAAPAAMAQGDYPSRVVTIVVPFAAGGTTDILGRLLAERLGARMNGRFIVENRAGAGGNTGVAAVARSTPDGYTLTMGTVSTHAINPGVYAKMPYDHIKDFAPISQVASVPNILMVNIDLPAKTVPELIALLKANPGKYSFGSSGAGTSTHMAAELFKVATGTDMAHVPYRSSGQVTQDLLSGQIQVSFDNITIAWPHVEAGKIRALATATPERLAVAKDLPALAEFIPGYAATSWHGIFAPSGVPKEIVARLSTEVQAIMREPGTIEQLKKLGVDPVGSTQEQFAAHIAAETKRWAEVAQKANVKIE from the coding sequence ATGAGACTGACACGCAGGGCCATGATCGCTGCCGCTTGCCTGGCTGCTGCGCCAGCCGCGATGGCTCAGGGAGATTATCCCTCCAGGGTCGTGACGATCGTCGTGCCCTTCGCCGCGGGCGGCACCACCGACATCCTCGGACGTCTGCTGGCCGAAAGGCTGGGCGCCCGGATGAACGGTCGCTTCATCGTCGAGAACCGGGCCGGAGCCGGCGGCAATACCGGCGTAGCCGCCGTCGCACGCTCGACGCCCGATGGCTACACGCTGACCATGGGCACGGTCTCGACCCATGCGATCAATCCCGGCGTCTACGCCAAGATGCCCTATGACCACATCAAGGATTTCGCGCCGATTTCGCAGGTGGCGAGCGTGCCGAACATCCTGATGGTCAATATCGACCTGCCGGCCAAGACGGTGCCGGAGCTGATCGCGCTCTTGAAGGCCAATCCCGGCAAATACTCGTTCGGCTCGTCGGGCGCCGGCACCTCGACGCATATGGCGGCCGAATTGTTCAAGGTCGCGACCGGGACCGACATGGCCCATGTGCCTTATCGTTCCAGCGGGCAGGTGACGCAGGATCTGCTCTCAGGCCAGATCCAGGTCTCGTTCGACAACATCACCATCGCCTGGCCGCATGTCGAGGCCGGCAAGATCCGCGCGCTCGCCACCGCGACGCCGGAGCGGCTGGCTGTGGCGAAGGATCTGCCGGCGCTGGCCGAGTTCATCCCGGGCTATGCCGCGACCTCCTGGCACGGCATCTTCGCGCCGTCGGGCGTGCCCAAGGAGATCGTCGCCAGGCTTTCCACCGAGGTGCAGGCGATCATGCGCGAGCCTGGCACGATCGAGCAGTTGAAGAAGCTCGGTGTCGATCCCGTCGGTTCGACGCAAGAACAGTTTGCCGCCCATATCGCCGCCGAGACCAAGCGCTGGGCCGAGGTGGCGCAGAAGGCGAATGTAAAGATCGAATGA
- a CDS encoding GntR family transcriptional regulator: protein MSQSIAIEPVAPHLLRSLREHVHERLRRAIVAGRFRNGERLNERQLAEMLGVSTTPVKDAIRKLESEGLVRTEARRGVFVEFSARQALEMALGRAALESVMAHIAANRLSEADIAEMARLIDDMEHATAHSALEDLVTLNEAYHGTIHRISGCTYLERRLDGQRMYDHAQRIALLSESAERAQGFEEHKSIFEALAGRDPALAETRMRRHIVRSAKAHVRQVFGSDAEGLAYDE, encoded by the coding sequence ATGTCGCAATCGATCGCCATCGAGCCCGTCGCTCCGCATCTGCTGCGCTCCCTGCGCGAGCATGTGCATGAGCGCTTGCGTCGCGCGATCGTCGCCGGGCGCTTCCGCAATGGCGAACGCCTGAACGAGCGCCAGCTCGCCGAAATGCTCGGCGTCAGCACTACCCCGGTGAAGGACGCGATCCGCAAGCTGGAAAGCGAGGGGCTGGTCCGCACGGAAGCCCGGCGCGGCGTCTTCGTCGAGTTCTCGGCCCGGCAGGCGCTGGAAATGGCGCTTGGCCGCGCCGCGCTCGAAAGCGTCATGGCTCATATCGCCGCCAACCGGCTGAGCGAAGCCGACATCGCCGAGATGGCGCGCCTGATCGACGACATGGAGCATGCGACGGCACATAGCGCGCTTGAGGATCTCGTCACCCTGAACGAGGCCTATCACGGCACGATCCACCGGATTTCGGGCTGCACCTATCTCGAGCGCCGGCTCGACGGCCAGCGCATGTACGATCACGCCCAGCGCATCGCGCTGCTCTCCGAGTCCGCCGAGCGCGCCCAGGGCTTTGAGGAACACAAATCGATTTTCGAGGCGCTGGCGGGACGCGATCCGGCGCTCGCCGAGACGAGGATGAGACGCCACATCGTGCGCTCGGCGAAAGCCCATGTGCGCCAGGTGTTCGGCTCAGATGCGGAGGGACTGGCCTATGACGAATGA
- a CDS encoding dihydrodipicolinate synthase family protein translates to MTNDTVRKALRGISGVHVTAWGADGEADWAVTAKIVARIAAAGIHNIVSAGNTGEFYPMTTDEVVRSHAVAAQAANGKALVTAGIGRSLREAVSTGKLAATAGCDAVMVHHPLDPFAAPQSQADYIIAIAEALTLPVVAYIRSDAIGVKDLVRVATHANVAGVKFASTNAMLLAECVRATEGTSANWICGLAEGWAAPFYALGARGFTSGLVNVAPERSLSIWQALEAGDFAKARAQVSEIAGFETMRTKYGNGANVTVVKEALGLLGTPVGPVRLPGLPELNEAERAELRRIVAGWSAVRVAAE, encoded by the coding sequence ATGACGAATGATACAGTGCGCAAGGCTTTGCGCGGCATCTCCGGCGTGCATGTCACCGCCTGGGGGGCCGATGGCGAGGCCGATTGGGCGGTGACGGCTAAGATCGTCGCGCGCATCGCGGCGGCCGGCATCCACAACATCGTCTCGGCCGGCAACACCGGCGAGTTCTACCCGATGACGACCGACGAGGTCGTGAGGAGCCACGCCGTCGCCGCGCAGGCCGCCAATGGCAAGGCACTGGTGACCGCCGGCATCGGCCGCTCCCTGCGCGAAGCCGTCTCGACCGGCAAGCTCGCCGCGACCGCGGGCTGCGACGCGGTGATGGTGCATCACCCGCTCGACCCCTTCGCCGCGCCGCAGTCGCAGGCTGACTACATCATCGCCATCGCCGAGGCGCTGACATTGCCTGTCGTCGCCTATATCCGCTCGGACGCGATCGGCGTGAAGGACCTCGTCCGCGTCGCGACCCATGCCAATGTCGCCGGCGTCAAATTCGCCTCGACCAACGCGATGCTGCTGGCCGAATGCGTCCGCGCCACGGAAGGCACCAGCGCCAACTGGATCTGCGGCCTGGCTGAAGGCTGGGCCGCGCCCTTCTATGCGCTGGGTGCGCGCGGCTTCACCTCGGGGCTGGTCAATGTCGCGCCCGAACGCTCGCTCTCGATCTGGCAGGCGCTGGAGGCGGGCGACTTCGCCAAGGCGCGCGCGCAGGTCAGCGAGATCGCCGGCTTCGAGACGATGCGGACGAAATACGGCAACGGCGCCAATGTCACGGTGGTGAAGGAGGCGCTCGGCCTGCTCGGCACGCCGGTCGGGCCGGTGCGCCTGCCCGGCCTGCCCGAACTGAACGAGGCCGAACGCGCGGAACTCCGCCGCATCGTCGCCGGCTGGAGCGCCGTGCGAGTGGCAGCGGAGTAG